One Lacunisphaera limnophila DNA window includes the following coding sequences:
- a CDS encoding ADP-ribosylglycohydrolase family protein, whose protein sequence is MLFQLAIGDAYGAGFEYASKDFVAQHNNLERYISHPKHRQLPGTYTDDTQMALAIAELLIEKSPWTKEVIAQKFVDVFKRDPRKGYSQRFYWFLREVKDGSEFLARIDPRSTKSGAAMRAPPLGLLKSEAEVLAKAEFQARLTHDTPEGVASAQAAALTAHYFAYGLGPAEKLGRYLSNQVPYRYAWHKPWRGKVGPSGLEAVHAAVYVLSRESTLAGVLRETVNLTGDVDTVASIALAAASTTRDFLRDIPEALATALEHSTFGANHLQKVDRALSQLLPLRAQSSGEITRPFYREVIADKLRVVENIEHGQRIISECPFCDAEDFSIGAGFYKCFSCGKVGNAITFLVEVMKMPQDQAMDFYKKYM, encoded by the coding sequence ATGCTCTTCCAATTGGCCATAGGCGACGCATACGGCGCCGGGTTTGAATACGCATCGAAGGACTTTGTTGCCCAGCACAATAATCTTGAGAGGTACATTTCACATCCCAAGCACCGCCAGCTACCTGGCACCTACACCGACGATACTCAGATGGCGCTAGCCATAGCTGAGCTACTGATCGAGAAAAGCCCTTGGACCAAGGAAGTGATCGCCCAAAAGTTTGTCGACGTCTTCAAGCGGGATCCTCGCAAGGGCTATTCCCAGCGTTTCTACTGGTTCCTTCGGGAGGTAAAAGATGGCTCTGAGTTCCTCGCTCGCATCGACCCGCGCAGCACAAAATCAGGTGCAGCCATGCGGGCACCACCGCTGGGCTTGCTCAAAAGCGAAGCAGAGGTTCTTGCAAAGGCCGAGTTCCAGGCCCGGTTGACGCATGACACCCCGGAAGGCGTTGCCTCAGCCCAAGCCGCGGCTCTGACGGCACACTACTTCGCATATGGCCTGGGACCTGCGGAAAAGCTCGGTCGCTACCTGAGCAATCAGGTACCCTATCGCTATGCTTGGCATAAGCCTTGGCGAGGCAAGGTCGGGCCGAGCGGACTTGAGGCTGTTCATGCTGCCGTTTACGTCCTCTCTCGCGAGTCTACCCTGGCAGGAGTCTTACGCGAGACAGTGAACCTAACTGGCGATGTGGATACGGTGGCGTCTATCGCCCTAGCAGCTGCGTCTACAACCCGTGATTTCCTAAGGGACATCCCTGAGGCGCTAGCTACTGCTCTGGAGCACTCTACCTTTGGCGCGAACCACCTCCAGAAGGTAGATCGGGCCCTCTCTCAACTGCTTCCGCTTAGGGCGCAGTCCTCAGGAGAGATTACACGTCCATTTTATCGTGAGGTGATTGCCGACAAACTGCGGGTAGTTGAGAACATTGAACACGGGCAGAGGATCATTTCCGAATGCCCCTTTTGTGACGCTGAGGACTTTAGTATCGGAGCGGGCTTCTACAAATGCTTCTCCTGTGGAAAAGTCGGTAATGCTATCACGTTTCTGGTCGAGGTGATGAAAATGCCCCAAGACCAGGCGATGGATTTCTATAAGAAATACATGTAA
- a CDS encoding iron-containing alcohol dehydrogenase yields the protein MLVCDEHVASQVKTQRTTIYRVQDNRLSAADALLERVQAKHDLVIGCGGCTALDVARYVGWRMPLILVPTIISTKCISVHRAILQKEDGTELRLLRQQPIQTIVPTREIANMPQELNRYWSISGVGDTLAEISAALDEAECELPRPNFEALLRRVPVASEALDWALAGRIEYCEEAVVRKFAELSHHASLEILANPQHRYYRGSEHYFYYALRRLPGFRWMPAHGWLVLLGSLLNAAVYRDSTGDATPWETLRRACCSLGVPVSLTEWSQIRVTSGDILIALNAVDEPRSLFSRRRPFTAEWLHRTLA from the coding sequence GTGCTAGTCTGCGATGAGCACGTCGCATCCCAAGTTAAAACACAACGGACGACTATTTACCGTGTCCAAGACAATCGACTAAGCGCCGCCGACGCATTACTTGAGCGCGTGCAGGCGAAGCACGATCTCGTGATTGGTTGCGGTGGATGCACGGCGCTTGATGTTGCAAGGTACGTAGGCTGGCGCATGCCACTGATTCTGGTCCCGACAATAATCTCAACTAAATGCATCTCGGTTCACCGGGCGATCCTTCAGAAGGAGGACGGAACTGAGCTCCGTTTATTGCGTCAGCAGCCAATACAGACGATCGTGCCGACAAGAGAGATAGCAAACATGCCACAGGAATTGAATCGCTATTGGAGCATTTCGGGCGTGGGAGATACGCTGGCGGAAATTAGTGCGGCTCTTGATGAGGCGGAATGCGAGCTTCCACGCCCTAATTTCGAAGCGCTTTTGCGTCGTGTGCCGGTTGCTAGCGAAGCGCTAGATTGGGCCCTCGCCGGCAGAATCGAATATTGCGAAGAAGCCGTCGTTAGAAAATTCGCGGAGCTGTCGCACCACGCTTCATTGGAGATTCTCGCGAACCCACAGCATCGCTACTACCGCGGCAGCGAGCACTATTTCTATTATGCACTCCGTAGGTTGCCTGGATTCAGGTGGATGCCGGCGCATGGGTGGCTAGTGCTGCTGGGCTCATTGCTCAACGCTGCCGTCTACCGGGATTCGACTGGAGATGCCACACCTTGGGAAACGTTACGCAGGGCCTGTTGCAGCCTCGGAGTGCCGGTTAGCCTGACAGAATGGTCCCAAATACGTGTGACAAGCGGAGACATTCTTATCGCGTTGAACGCAGTAGACGAACCCCGATCCCTCTTTTCACGCCGCCGTCCCTTCACCGCCGAGTGGTTGCATCGCACTTTGGCCTGA
- a CDS encoding molybdopterin-binding protein → MVASHFGLIFMKANREIGLVVVGSEILDGHIHELNGAYLGRICQNLGFRLSRVVIVGDNEVTIAREVRRLAAELRIIVICGGTGHTADDVTHRALAHMTHCPLVSTRRTEKLARDNYMRLGRTHAYVTEAAVIPKGATPFGNSVGTSLIYKLRWRATSLLVLPGVPVEFRVAIQEHLKELISVQETGMFRSVVIRTRFVSEELIWNTLVPELWPALSDYGQVSSLPDIAAVDIRIRLAVTSLQSYREVRRNILARVRATKLWPHVWATTDETLESILCRLLAAQKKSVYLRWDAHLATSLGSLLGSCSRNHERLTARLEGSSTSVDKLPKSGLRISIKMTSPDSRPRIQAQMRDRAGRLLRQANSPIFRRRDMRRANKLALFCLFDLLTSSPKP, encoded by the coding sequence GTGGTTGCATCGCACTTTGGCCTGATTTTCATGAAGGCTAATCGAGAAATTGGGTTGGTAGTGGTTGGTTCCGAGATTCTTGACGGACATATCCATGAGCTGAACGGCGCATATCTTGGACGTATTTGCCAGAACCTGGGGTTCCGACTGTCCCGAGTCGTAATTGTGGGCGATAATGAAGTTACTATTGCCCGTGAAGTACGGCGGCTGGCCGCGGAATTGCGGATCATAGTGATATGTGGTGGCACCGGACACACGGCAGATGACGTAACGCATCGGGCACTTGCCCATATGACACACTGTCCGTTGGTCAGCACGCGCCGCACTGAGAAACTGGCACGCGATAACTACATGCGGCTCGGGCGAACTCACGCCTATGTGACCGAAGCAGCCGTTATTCCGAAGGGCGCCACACCGTTTGGAAATTCAGTTGGTACATCCCTTATCTATAAACTGCGCTGGCGGGCCACATCACTGCTGGTTTTACCCGGCGTGCCTGTCGAGTTTCGTGTGGCGATACAGGAGCACCTAAAGGAGCTGATCTCAGTTCAGGAGACTGGGATGTTCCGATCAGTCGTGATTCGGACGCGATTTGTGTCGGAGGAGCTTATATGGAACACGCTGGTACCCGAGCTTTGGCCCGCGCTGTCCGACTACGGACAAGTGAGTTCGCTGCCAGATATAGCGGCTGTCGATATCCGCATTCGTCTCGCCGTGACATCCCTCCAAAGCTACCGTGAAGTACGACGCAATATCTTGGCTCGGGTGCGGGCAACCAAGTTGTGGCCCCATGTCTGGGCAACAACCGATGAAACCCTCGAATCGATCCTATGCCGCCTTCTCGCTGCGCAGAAAAAGTCAGTTTATTTGAGATGGGATGCCCATCTGGCTACATCTTTAGGCTCATTGCTCGGTTCCTGCTCACGAAATCATGAGAGATTGACCGCTCGACTAGAAGGATCATCCACCTCTGTTGATAAACTTCCCAAGTCTGGACTTCGTATATCGATTAAGATGACATCTCCTGACAGTCGACCACGGATTCAGGCCCAGATGCGCGACCGTGCAGGCCGGCTATTACGCCAGGCCAACAGTCCAATATTTCGTCGCCGCGACATGCGTCGTGCCAACAAGCTCGCCCTATTTTGCCTTTTCGATCTGTTAACCTCATCCCCTAAACCATGA
- a CDS encoding NUDIX domain-containing protein has protein sequence MKTRKDFCSFCGGRVAETYIEKEHQIRRLCLQCEKINRDNPVLVAGVIVIRDGKILLARRAEEPACGKWNYPKGHVELGETVERAAVREVTEEIGVSPELFGLLGVFSYPASPVINIAYAGTVRSELTRDAAEVSELAWFSKADIPWDSLAFEDDVEALKQICARPDFGLTVTA, from the coding sequence ATGAAAACGCGAAAAGACTTTTGCAGCTTCTGCGGCGGCCGTGTGGCGGAGACGTATATCGAAAAAGAACATCAAATTCGTCGCCTTTGCCTTCAATGCGAAAAAATAAATCGTGACAACCCAGTGCTGGTTGCTGGTGTAATTGTAATTCGTGATGGTAAGATACTACTCGCACGTCGCGCAGAAGAGCCGGCATGCGGCAAGTGGAATTATCCGAAAGGTCATGTCGAACTCGGAGAGACTGTCGAGAGAGCTGCGGTGCGCGAGGTGACCGAGGAAATCGGTGTTTCCCCCGAACTATTCGGCTTACTGGGAGTATTCTCTTATCCCGCGTCTCCCGTGATCAACATAGCATACGCTGGCACTGTGAGGTCCGAATTGACCCGGGATGCTGCGGAGGTCAGTGAACTCGCCTGGTTTTCTAAGGCGGATATACCATGGGATTCGCTCGCGTTTGAAGACGACGTCGAAGCATTGAAACAAATATGCGCGCGCCCCGATTTTGGACTGACTGTGACCGCCTGA
- a CDS encoding beta-1,6-N-acetylglucosaminyltransferase codes for MKHAFLILAHREPLLLRRLIIRLQSSETTFLVHVDRLVSFEPFRQACADLRNVHFIRRYESRWGSLGLVDATVEGLRVAEEIGGIRRITLLSGQHYPTLSGQALSDFFARSPLNFMRHFRCDGTMPSVVWQRKIQSERLDRYTFRIGSYSFSHPSGRHGLGLRMREAMLKPFWPCPRTHPSYALPYAGSQWWSLTWIAAAKILGFIREHPDFRDFHRWTHIPDELFFHTALLNAIDPVPVFNDHLLFSRWRHDDSAHPDVLSLADLDAVLTSGKPFIRKVSLGESADLLNALDAGGVS; via the coding sequence GTGAAACATGCATTTTTAATTCTAGCCCACCGAGAGCCACTGCTACTGCGACGGTTGATCATCCGTTTGCAGTCATCTGAAACCACATTCCTTGTCCATGTCGATCGGCTGGTCTCATTCGAACCCTTCAGACAGGCTTGTGCCGACCTTCGTAACGTTCACTTCATCCGCCGTTATGAGTCAAGGTGGGGCTCATTAGGCCTTGTAGACGCAACCGTAGAAGGGTTACGGGTGGCGGAAGAAATTGGCGGCATACGAAGAATTACTCTGCTCAGCGGCCAACACTATCCAACACTTTCCGGACAGGCGCTCTCAGATTTCTTCGCCCGATCACCGCTCAATTTCATGCGTCATTTTCGGTGCGATGGAACGATGCCATCTGTCGTTTGGCAGCGGAAGATACAAAGCGAACGTCTTGATCGCTACACCTTCCGCATTGGATCCTACTCTTTTTCGCATCCGTCCGGCCGTCATGGTCTCGGGCTGCGGATGCGTGAGGCTATGCTGAAACCGTTTTGGCCATGTCCTCGGACACACCCATCATACGCGCTTCCGTATGCCGGGAGCCAATGGTGGAGCCTCACCTGGATCGCTGCCGCAAAGATTCTTGGCTTCATTCGTGAACACCCTGATTTTCGAGACTTTCATCGTTGGACACACATTCCTGATGAGCTCTTCTTCCACACAGCTCTACTTAATGCAATCGACCCCGTACCTGTCTTTAACGACCACTTGTTGTTCTCACGCTGGAGACATGACGACAGTGCCCATCCTGACGTTCTCTCTTTGGCTGATCTCGATGCAGTGCTTACAAGCGGGAAACCATTCATACGAAAAGTCAGCTTAGGTGAAAGTGCTGATCTGCTGAATGCTCTGGACGCCGGTGGTGTTAGTTAG
- a CDS encoding glycosyltransferase family 29 protein: protein MSLPVSTEAWIRSCRGRSICVVGNAVFHRNWGEHIDSFDIVVRFNNYAITGFEKEVGRKTTAWASYANLDGYLQPRAGLTTYSPFRCDASESGDACFPGAVYAVSDVHQLLGIARPTTGTALLALFHQERVAATVVGFDFLRSGHYMKPSHRHTRDIHCEMNSEEKFVRGSHHFTLL, encoded by the coding sequence ATGTCATTGCCCGTTTCAACCGAAGCATGGATTCGCTCTTGTCGTGGACGCTCAATATGTGTTGTCGGTAACGCGGTGTTTCACCGTAACTGGGGCGAACATATCGATAGCTTCGACATCGTCGTGCGATTCAACAATTATGCGATCACTGGTTTCGAAAAAGAGGTGGGCCGCAAGACCACAGCTTGGGCGAGTTACGCAAATCTAGATGGGTATTTGCAGCCTCGTGCCGGTTTGACAACTTACAGTCCGTTCCGGTGCGACGCATCGGAATCAGGCGATGCATGTTTTCCTGGCGCGGTTTATGCCGTGTCTGACGTGCATCAATTATTGGGCATTGCCCGCCCAACCACTGGTACAGCTCTTCTTGCCCTATTTCATCAGGAGCGAGTCGCCGCGACGGTAGTGGGCTTTGATTTCCTTCGTAGCGGGCACTATATGAAGCCATCTCACCGTCATACCCGCGACATCCATTGTGAAATGAATTCTGAGGAGAAATTCGTGCGCGGATCGCATCACTTCACTCTATTGTAG
- the aepY gene encoding phosphonopyruvate decarboxylase has translation MVSARVFLDGCFVRGVRLVTGVPCSYLKPLIDASLEDKRFQFRDAVNEGDAVAMAAGAVLGGAPAMAMFQNSGLGNAVNALTSLCYPFRVPILLVITHRGEPGAQPDEPQHEQMGRITNKLLDLLEIPWSRLPRDPAALDAVLDRAIASMMTTRRPYALVLSSDGIEPYPSERHMSSTVPTTTDHFFRELFTRPRHLRATRTQALMAIREARHDDEVLIATTGYTGRELYALGDDPWNLYLVGSMGSASAFGLGLALHHRKHHVTVIDGDGAALMRMGNLATLGAYAPPDFLHVVIDNEVHESTGGQSTVSSGVSFAAVAQACGYRRVNATDDLAQFIVDLKTPRNEGPTLLHFRIRPGSPTKLPRPKTTPEQVFTRLQCWLQAV, from the coding sequence ATGGTTTCAGCGCGTGTTTTTCTCGATGGTTGTTTTGTACGAGGAGTACGACTGGTTACGGGCGTTCCTTGTTCCTATCTGAAACCATTAATTGATGCTTCACTTGAAGATAAACGATTTCAGTTTCGCGATGCCGTCAACGAAGGTGATGCCGTTGCTATGGCTGCCGGGGCAGTCTTAGGTGGGGCGCCGGCTATGGCCATGTTCCAGAATTCTGGCTTGGGCAATGCGGTCAACGCACTGACTTCGCTATGCTACCCTTTTCGGGTGCCGATACTACTCGTCATAACGCACCGCGGCGAACCTGGCGCCCAGCCTGATGAACCGCAGCACGAGCAGATGGGCCGGATAACAAATAAGCTCCTTGATCTACTAGAAATCCCCTGGAGCCGCTTACCGCGGGACCCTGCGGCTCTCGACGCGGTACTTGATCGGGCGATTGCCTCGATGATGACGACGCGGCGACCTTATGCGTTGGTCCTTAGCAGCGATGGGATTGAGCCGTACCCGTCAGAACGGCATATGTCTTCTACAGTTCCAACGACAACTGACCATTTCTTCCGTGAATTATTCACCCGACCTCGGCATCTGCGAGCGACGCGAACTCAGGCGTTGATGGCCATTCGGGAAGCGCGTCACGATGATGAAGTTCTTATCGCCACCACAGGATATACCGGCCGTGAGCTTTACGCCCTAGGTGATGACCCTTGGAATTTGTATCTAGTAGGTTCGATGGGCTCCGCCAGCGCATTCGGGCTGGGGTTGGCTCTCCACCATCGCAAACACCACGTCACGGTCATCGATGGCGATGGAGCTGCGCTGATGCGAATGGGCAATCTTGCTACGCTGGGCGCCTATGCTCCGCCCGATTTTCTCCATGTCGTCATAGATAACGAAGTACACGAGTCCACTGGGGGGCAATCAACTGTAAGTTCCGGCGTTTCATTTGCGGCTGTCGCTCAAGCATGCGGCTACCGCCGAGTTAATGCAACTGATGATCTGGCTCAATTTATAGTGGATTTGAAGACACCTAGAAACGAAGGTCCAACGTTGCTTCATTTTCGTATCCGACCGGGTTCGCCAACCAAGTTACCGCGCCCGAAAACGACGCCTGAGCAAGTATTCACTCGCCTGCAGTGTTGGCTGCAAGCTGTGTAA
- the aepX gene encoding phosphoenolpyruvate mutase — protein MKTDSPPTKAQMLRALLTTTRLDFIMEAHNGLSARIAEEAGFPAIWASGLAISASLGVRDNNEASWTQVVEVAEFMADATQVPILFDGDTGFGNFNNFRRLVRKLEQRGIAGVCLEDKIFPKANSFQRGPSQLLAPVDDFCGKIKAGKDAQYDESFVLIARTEALIAGCGLAEAIRRAEAYRQAGADAIIVHSAHASPDEIFAFLDRWENRHPIILIPTKYHTTPTQHFARRRVAALIWANHLLRSSIAAMQSTAVRIVRERSVSRIEPKIASLNEVFRLQGDEELRVAEGRFGDGAAQRKAILLVGTRDKSIRHLPSQKLSQAMVCVDGISIVERMCNTLSTLNVRDITIVAGSRVEAISRAAVRIVGQRVWNTSGDVGALKQAADLLQGTCVIALADVLCRRYILQQMLEDPADFVIAADRSIRRHAGRPRCLLKLANPAPHVFIDADVVLRSAAFSDAFSRFDAEWLGLLKCSARGAETLRNLVGRLNIKTTERPHSLLDALLALQNSGERIKVILVSSDWTTADSAVGLKATHQS, from the coding sequence ATGAAAACTGACAGCCCGCCAACTAAGGCCCAGATGCTGCGAGCGTTGCTTACCACTACTCGGCTCGATTTCATCATGGAAGCACACAATGGCCTGTCCGCACGAATTGCGGAAGAGGCTGGCTTCCCGGCGATTTGGGCCAGTGGACTGGCGATTTCCGCCTCACTTGGTGTGCGCGATAATAATGAAGCGAGCTGGACTCAGGTTGTCGAAGTCGCCGAGTTTATGGCGGATGCGACCCAAGTTCCCATCCTCTTCGACGGCGACACGGGCTTTGGAAATTTTAATAATTTCCGTCGCTTGGTCCGAAAGCTCGAACAGCGCGGCATCGCAGGGGTGTGCCTCGAAGATAAGATCTTCCCCAAAGCTAACAGTTTTCAACGTGGCCCCTCCCAGTTGTTGGCTCCGGTCGACGACTTTTGCGGCAAGATTAAGGCAGGTAAGGATGCGCAGTACGATGAGAGCTTTGTGCTCATTGCGCGCACGGAGGCACTGATTGCAGGCTGTGGCTTGGCGGAGGCAATTCGCCGCGCCGAGGCCTATCGGCAAGCTGGCGCGGACGCCATAATCGTGCATAGCGCACATGCGTCCCCTGATGAAATATTTGCTTTTCTCGACCGGTGGGAAAACCGGCACCCCATTATCCTGATTCCCACTAAGTATCACACCACACCCACCCAGCATTTCGCGCGACGTCGCGTCGCAGCTCTCATTTGGGCAAATCACCTCCTGCGCTCGAGCATAGCTGCAATGCAGTCGACGGCGGTTCGCATTGTCCGAGAGCGCAGTGTTTCGCGAATTGAGCCAAAGATCGCGTCACTAAATGAGGTTTTTCGTCTCCAAGGCGATGAGGAGTTGCGCGTGGCGGAAGGACGCTTCGGTGATGGCGCGGCCCAGCGAAAAGCAATTTTGTTAGTTGGAACGAGAGATAAGTCTATCCGGCATTTGCCCTCGCAGAAGTTATCGCAGGCAATGGTCTGCGTAGATGGAATCTCGATCGTCGAGAGAATGTGTAATACCCTTTCCACACTGAATGTGCGAGATATCACCATAGTTGCGGGATCTCGCGTCGAAGCGATTTCCCGCGCTGCTGTTCGAATCGTCGGGCAACGGGTTTGGAATACAAGCGGCGATGTTGGTGCGCTTAAACAAGCGGCGGACCTTCTGCAAGGAACCTGTGTTATCGCCTTGGCCGATGTGCTATGCCGACGCTACATTCTTCAACAGATGCTCGAAGATCCGGCTGATTTCGTGATCGCGGCGGACCGCTCAATACGGCGTCATGCCGGACGGCCGCGCTGCCTGCTGAAGCTCGCAAATCCCGCCCCCCACGTATTCATCGACGCCGATGTGGTTCTTAGATCGGCGGCTTTCTCAGATGCCTTTTCGCGGTTTGATGCCGAATGGCTCGGACTGCTCAAGTGTTCGGCTCGGGGTGCCGAGACCTTGAGAAATCTAGTCGGCCGTTTAAATATAAAGACAACAGAAAGGCCACACTCATTGCTCGATGCGCTACTCGCGCTTCAAAATAGCGGTGAGCGGATCAAGGTAATTCTCGTTTCTTCTGATTGGACTACAGCCGACTCTGCGGTCGGCCTTAAAGCCACCCACCAATCTTAA
- a CDS encoding 2-aminoethylphosphonate aminotransferase has product MNPRRKILLNPGPGTTTNIVKRALVVPDICPREREFGSVVYQIRRDLLTVSGADPETHCAVLIAGPGTAAVEAALGSLVPRDGRVLIIENGAYGERAAEIATTLQIPVDVWSLPWTVCPSPVEFAARITAGRFTHAFWVHHETTTGMLTPLAEYGRICRSCGVVSIVDAMSSFAGLPISLREDAVDFIISSANKCLQGMPGVSFVLGPQELIERSSAIGRTYTLNLARHEASLINGQFPFTPPVQVLYAMACALQETLTETVAARAARYRACYSVMLDGMEQLGFRTVLPKALHSQLLTAFHSHDAPGFSFEQLHDYLYARDITLYPGKLRHEKSFRVANIGALTPHDMRGFIAAVREYLHEN; this is encoded by the coding sequence TTGAATCCGCGCCGCAAAATCCTTCTCAATCCCGGCCCTGGAACGACCACCAACATCGTCAAGCGGGCCTTGGTCGTTCCCGACATCTGCCCACGTGAAAGAGAGTTCGGTTCAGTGGTATACCAAATCCGTCGTGACCTATTGACCGTGTCCGGGGCCGATCCCGAAACTCACTGCGCGGTACTTATCGCCGGTCCGGGTACTGCGGCGGTTGAGGCCGCACTAGGATCTCTGGTGCCACGAGATGGACGCGTCCTTATTATTGAAAACGGCGCTTATGGTGAGCGTGCTGCGGAGATCGCAACTACGCTGCAAATTCCAGTTGATGTGTGGTCCTTACCTTGGACGGTATGCCCATCCCCCGTAGAATTTGCAGCACGCATCACTGCAGGTCGATTCACTCATGCCTTCTGGGTGCATCATGAAACTACGACTGGCATGCTTACTCCTTTGGCAGAATACGGTCGGATCTGCCGATCCTGCGGTGTCGTCTCGATCGTCGACGCAATGTCGTCATTTGCTGGCCTTCCAATTTCATTACGGGAAGATGCGGTTGATTTCATCATAAGCAGCGCAAACAAGTGCCTGCAGGGTATGCCCGGCGTGAGCTTTGTCCTAGGCCCGCAGGAATTAATCGAAAGAAGTTCCGCAATAGGTAGAACATACACTTTGAATCTCGCTCGCCATGAAGCCAGTCTGATCAATGGGCAGTTTCCTTTTACTCCGCCTGTTCAGGTCTTATACGCGATGGCGTGCGCACTGCAAGAGACGCTAACCGAAACCGTTGCAGCCCGCGCAGCCCGCTATCGTGCATGCTATTCAGTGATGCTCGACGGAATGGAACAGCTCGGGTTTAGGACCGTTCTTCCCAAAGCGCTTCATTCTCAATTACTCACGGCGTTCCACAGCCATGATGCGCCCGGCTTTTCTTTTGAGCAATTGCACGATTACCTGTATGCGCGGGATATCACTCTCTACCCCGGCAAGTTGCGCCATGAAAAATCATTCCGAGTCGCAAACATTGGTGCTCTAACACCTCATGACATGCGTGGCTTCATTGCCGCTGTCCGGGAGTATCTGCATGAAAACTGA
- a CDS encoding HAD family hydrolase: protein MTANSFRENTAIVANREYSQKTARVIGVSGVPWQIDTLLFDHDGTLVDTEWAYFDATREALGRHGIELGCDIWSELYLQNGMSSTLVAQALGLKEQYLDAFLAVRRELYYNRLEAIIINDNAHQLLAELRRCYRIGLVTSNSRQALTLLHGATGFLELFDYIVTGSEVKRCKPSPDIYLRAAGDMGAFLPSCLAIEDSQRGLAAALAANIACIAMPNKLTLRHDFSGALTVINSLAELRDFLFTPGPRHLRL, encoded by the coding sequence ATGACTGCCAACAGCTTTAGGGAGAACACCGCCATAGTGGCAAATCGCGAATATTCTCAAAAGACGGCGCGAGTGATTGGTGTAAGTGGGGTCCCTTGGCAGATTGATACCTTGCTCTTTGATCACGATGGGACACTGGTCGATACAGAATGGGCCTATTTTGACGCGACCAGAGAAGCATTGGGCCGACACGGAATCGAGCTAGGCTGCGATATCTGGTCCGAACTCTACCTGCAAAATGGCATGTCCTCTACTTTGGTCGCTCAGGCATTGGGGCTAAAAGAACAATACTTGGACGCTTTCCTCGCAGTGCGGAGGGAGCTGTATTACAACCGCCTAGAGGCTATAATCATCAATGACAACGCACACCAGTTGCTTGCCGAGCTCCGTCGTTGCTATCGAATTGGGCTCGTGACCAGCAATTCGCGACAGGCTCTAACACTTTTACATGGCGCGACAGGTTTCTTGGAACTATTCGACTACATTGTGACCGGGTCAGAGGTCAAACGCTGTAAGCCATCTCCGGACATCTACCTGCGGGCTGCGGGCGATATGGGAGCATTTTTGCCAAGCTGCCTTGCTATTGAGGATTCTCAACGCGGCCTAGCCGCCGCACTAGCAGCAAATATCGCCTGTATCGCCATGCCGAATAAGTTGACTCTACGGCATGATTTTTCCGGCGCGCTCACAGTTATCAACTCCTTAGCCGAACTCCGAGACTTTCTCTTCACCCCTGGCCCGCGGCACTTAAGACTGTAA